The stretch of DNA accttggaagaaagtgttacgccgagtaacgcttcgaaaactagagagaagtttcttcgaaaaaaactagagagaggaaattttttgagaaaaagaagtttgtaggtcaaaatgaggggcacactgctctatttatagagcaaagcccattcagtggaccaatcagagcaaagcccatgaagcgtccaccaatcagcacCAAGCCACGTGTCTAGCATGCAGCCACGAAATGACAATCGACATACAGTGATGAATCTttttcaacacgctccttggtatctacttgctaacgaccagctgatcaaccaagcttggcagcaccggccaggggcaatcaaaagcacacgacactctcaaccttggtctcggccagcgccattttcttttccacattggatgtccattacacaaccatgtggatgggggatatggtacggcctgaacagaaccaagccgaggaagaagatcgacatgcgcagaatacgctcaacactcatcgaaggtccataccacgacatagactacgccgggggcaaattgatggggcatattctgcacccgctgaccgagtcaacatattgagcaaagtCAAAGCttaaagacagcaagtcaacgtattaacagcctaaccgataaagcctgtcggcctgtcatttgggtctcggtctcggcaactagccggccgagaggcatatccgcgtactcaaattcagtcccctcggcatggagtcaaccaggcctgccggcccggcatgggtccctcggccgaggataagatagtctttccacctgctagccacttggccacttggccactacgtgacaaaaggtgaaagcctataaatacttcacttctctcattgagaaaaggatcccaaaaCTATCGGAATATCATCTTAATGTGGTATAAACtcacttatctctctacaatatactttgccaagttaacacacaatttatctctttaagtttactgacttgagcgtcggagtgagtacgctcggtactaagccgagccctcagtttgttcatctttacaggagagagtgaagggaagagacaagcaaacgacgtcattctacaagcttaagtggtcataatcctgctccggaattacacccggaacagaatAAAATAGATATTATTAAATTGTAAAAAGTCGGTTCAGGTTCTATTTTTTATAAATGGTCTGGATTAAATCTTGTGAGTTGTGACGATCTAACAATTGTAATCGTTTCATTTTTTGGTGCATAAACAAAATTGGTTGCGGTCATCAGAAGTTGATACAAATATAATGTTTTATTGTAATCGTTTCATAAAAGTAATGTTTTAACAAATAGAGATGGAaaatatattaaaaataaaatattggTGTATTaaagaggaaatggagaggatccaaatTGATAAAAAGTGATCACTATTTAACCAAAATGGATCACTATTTATTAAAAAACGGTCACTTTCTCCTGATTGTATGCACAACCGTCGCACACGAGAATTTGCGtcattttataaaaatatattttcgtAGTTCCGATTAATTATTATCTATTTGGGGTATCAGTTAATATTCTGTAGTTATTTACTTATTTACTTGTGTTTTGATAAGTTTTTGGTTAAAAAAGAACATGTGTAAGTAAAATGAAATGATATAAAAATCACATTGCTAATAAGTCAATATTCACAAAGGAATTATATACCTACATATACAAATGGGGTTAATAAGTTatcccgaaaaaaaaaaacaatatggaATGCATAATGAAAATAAAGGATTTATTTCTTTTTGCGGAAATTGCAAAGACAAAAAAATTTGGTGTTGCTATTTCATGTTTAGGGGGAGTTCGTACAACGGTATCGGTATAGAATCAAGAATCAAACCAGGATTGAGAGAGTTTAGAACTCGATTCAGAACCCACCCTTGCCCTTGCCCCCGTCCCCGCCGGGACCCTCACCCTATCCCACAATGCGGACCCCACTCCTTTCTCCCTCATCCTCCCTCATCGACAAACATAACTATATGGGTGATAGCGAATCGAGCGCAAACGAGCTTGAACTTGTCCGACTTGCATGAAGCAAAACTCGAGCTCACTTCGAGTTTGACAAATTGAGCTCATTATCAAGTTTGCGAGTTTAAATCCGAGCTCCAGCCATATTTGAGCCTACACATAATGTctaattttcgttttttttttttcgctagATATTTTCAGTAACAGGATTCAAACACTAATTGTAAAAATATTGGGCAAATCAATGATAACATTTGATATGATGATAGAAAAATATAACATGATAAAATGTTTTAATAACAACATTAGCACAACTGCTCGTTAAATTCTCGAGTCGAGCTTTGACCGAGTTGTGTTCAAGGTGCTCGCGAGCTATTTCATCTCATTACCCAAAATATCACTAATTCGGACTTCAGATCAACCCGAAAAAAccattatctttttttttttaatcttagaTCCGTAATTATCAAATTATAGACAAAAAATTTggtgttttttgatttttttttaagtaCAATAAAACGTGtacttagtcgcattacaatagagAAAGAGAGCGAACCTATGATCTATTATCCACAATACCTCTATTTTAAGTTTTAACCGCTAAACTAAggaatcttatctttattaaaacAAGAACATTTAAAGCAACCTTATTAACCCACCTCATCaacatacaattttttttttcaataatgGGACCACCATAGAAAATGCACGACGTCAAATTTGCAACTGAAAGTAAAAATAAGTATTTTTGACTTTTCAACCCCACCATCAAACATTTGTTCTGGTTTTGTTTTTGAAGCATTTAAGATTTAAGATATTACAATTTTATTTAGCTTATGAAAATCTAATatgtactagttttaaacccgtgcaaaattgcacgggtatgtatttaggTCGATATAAATGTTTTTTTGATGAATTTTTTCATTTGCATTTATATTATAATAATCTaattattaattatgtaattcattccgattacatgcaattaatttcatttattcctattgtatgtaattatttcataaaaacattttaagacggaaattgtCGCATTTTTGTATTGGCACATGATTTGAAGAAATAAATTCTTTGCACACTAACGAGACCCACCATAacctgaatttccaaaaaaataaaataaaaataagggTTGTACAAATGACGTGGCTTAATCtcgattgagtattgtcttctgaattaataaagataagatttttATAAACTGtaatcatcaaataaattaacgatgaaaaaaaaatttaaaaaaattagtTTTTTTGTAAAATTACGCCTTTCCTTTAATCAGTTTGTACATAATACATTATTTACAAAAtggaaaattaaaaaaataatcttacattataaaaaatttcaTAGTACTAATTTAAAGTCCAGTTAGAATTTTGCCAAACACTAGAACCAGACTTAGAAAAAAATTACAATATTGGTCATTAATAGAAATgaaataagaatcataagcatcacaaattctcattatagacggaagATACCCGTCTATAGTTATAAACAAAAGTAATAAATCTTTAAAAAATTAATTAAGCATCTTTTTTTAAGATTCATGTAAACAAATTTTAATATTTTAGGTTAAAAAAAAACGAATACAAATTTAACTATTAAcataaatcttaaaaaaaaaatattgatgacttcaaaaaaaaaaacaaatattgATAAAATAGACACGGTAGAAATAAAGAATGGCTAGGATACAAAAATTGTACAAAatttagaaaagaaaagaaatgaaattgTGTATACGATTGGTGGTATAAATAAAGAATGGTAAGGATACAAAAATTGTGTTATCACAAaagcttgtgacgaatatcgGCCgtaacaaatgagaatttgtgaatctTTAATTAGCTAACTCATAACTTTTCATTGAACTATTTAAATGAAATtagttttttctttttaaaaaaaatattgatAATCCTAAATTAAGAATTCATGATCTATATAAGGATAAAGAAAAATATGAGAATTATTTTTGGTTATAACTTACAAATGATTAGAACAATGCTAGAAATTTGATGATCCGTACAAAGTTCAAAGAATGTACTCCATTCATTCCATTTACATTTTCTCTCTTTTAATTTTGGGAACATTTAAGAAAAAAGTGGTGAACTACCAACTTTACTCCTCAAATTAAATAAGAGTTGAAATATCAATTTCATAGTGACAttaattaaattttatatttGGTATTTAATTAATGTCACGGGCCTCACGGCATATGTATCACAAgcgagagaattttttttttttagctacGATTGTGATAGTCGTATATACTAATTTAATTTATAAAGAATTTTTTTAGCTTTTGAATTTCATTGACTTTTATGTGTACACTATAGTTTTTGCTCTTGGAATTATATTTTTGAGCTTTGTAACTTCATATTATTATTACTTTGTTCATTTAGTCACATGAAATATTTTTAGAAAAATTTAGGATAAAAATATAATTTCTTTATAATGGTCATCATATATTATAGTCCCTTTTGTTGAATACAAAAGTCATAATCCAAATTGCACATATTACGTGATACAAAATAATTTTATGTACAttttatttataattaattatagCAATGTCCTAAAAAgtaaacccgtgcaattttgcacgggtataaaactagtttaaCTTTTATTAAAAGTGTTTTTTATTATTACAATATGTCAATATTTAATTGAACCCAAATCAAATCATTCCCTTTTCACCATGATCCTTTACAACCAATCCAaccattcctcttcttcttccctagttcaacttctctctcttcaacttccaCCTTCTTTCTACTTCCATCTTCACTCACTCCATAGCTTTTTAACACTACCATCAAACCCCCAAATTATACACAAAATTAATTATACTTACAATTACAATTAAGAATGGGATTTGTGTTAGGTTTAGTAATTGGAGTAGCAGTAGGTCTGTTACTCATAGTCTTGTTCATTCGCTCTGAAAATTCCAGATCCAAATCTCGCCAAAACTTGGTTAGTCTcttgtaagacggttttatacgAATATATGCTCGAGTATAAAGACCGCTTTACACAagtattttgttttgttttttaatttgaatgttaatttttttgATTCGGACAGGCAGCAACAATAGCGGCGTTATCGCGGATGACAGTGGAAGATTCTAGAAAGTTGCTTCCGTCTCCTTATTATCCTTCTTGGGTCGTCTTCTCTCACCGTCAAAAGGtttctttcttattttttttgttttatttattttcgtaatttgtttactatttttttttttggtaaatttaatgaaaataaaataacctATTTTATCGAAAAAAAATAATGtgagaattattattattgttagaaGGCGAAAAGTAGGGCCACAAGGGCAATACAATATCCGGAGTGAGGGATTCGAACCTGAGACCTATTGTCCACTATACCTTTTCGGTTGAACTGAATTTATTTGAAGAAGAGAAATGATATTGAAATGGAGAGTAGCTAATTGTAATTAAGTCGAAAAGAAGTAGACTTTATTTTTGGAAGACTTTACGAAAGTGGGGTTATTTTCATTAAATTCGCGGTTTAATATTTGGTCAATTTGCCTGATTTAGGACGCTTCATATGCTAAGTTGTTATGTTTGGTTTGCAGTTGAATTGGCTTAATTCTCATCTAACGAAAATTTGGCCATATGTTGATCAGGTACcctttttcattttatatttaATTGATATTGAAATTCTAATAATTCGGCATTGTTGAgggattattttgttgattaaattaaattaactTAATTCAAATTAGGCAGCATCAGAGCTAATAAAAGCGTCTGTGGAACCAATATTGGAGCAATATAGACCAATAATATTATCTTCCTTAAAATTCTCCAAGCTTACACTTGGAACTGTTGCACCTCAATTTTCAGGTACTAATTTATTTTTGTCGTATTCCGTATATTGGTTGAAAACATTTGTACATTTACGTTATCCTACCACCTATATAAGAAATTCTTGTGTCCACGAGGTGTACCACGTCATTGTACTCTTCAACAAATAAAGAAAATTAGAGTTAACTATATTTAAAGGTGGACTTAGCCGATATTTAAGGGTGGACTTAGCCGTGACGTCGCTCACATCAGTCTCCCGTACTAGTTAGGCTCCCATACTCCTAGTTTAGTAGGTGGAATATACATCGTATGTATTATCACCAATTATATAGTTTCTGAGTATTACaataaaaattttgagttttgttttaaaaacgatgagttttactataaagtttctgagtttattcacttaaacatgaagctctaaaaaattacaataaaactcaaaaacattacatataaatttagtaaaatttgagttttgatggaagaaaaaattaaaatctaacttataaattttaataagctcaaaaaaaaaatataaatatgctcaaaaacaaataaagtttgaggtaattagctcaaaaaatatacatatatgctcaaaaacaaaaaagttggaggtagtacatcctgttagggtgcaaacccttgtcccacattggtagaataaagatgcaagatcatctttataagtgtccacaaaatataatagtacgaggccttttgggaaggagcccaagagtaaatccgtgagggcttggcccaaagcggacaatatcgtactattatggacagtggacacagatgcagcagaggcccaacacgggatattcacgcttccgcacaacaagtggtatcagagcccaaggttctaCTTGGGCTGGACACGGAGATTCATCAGGACCAAGACTTGAAGGTAGACTTACACTATAAGGCGTGGAACTCCTATAGCTCAAGGGAGAGCTAATATGTTCGCGTAAGGCGACATTGGTCTCACGGTGATGAGACGGCAGGCCGTCCAAGAGAAGATCGTCAGCGACCTGGCAAGGTGGGCTGAGGCTTAATGGAGGCAATAAAAGCGGTCCATGGTAAGTCCAAAGGCGGTCCGGTGTGACGCGCTGAGCAGTGGATTCGGAccagtccagggtatattggatgcagaggagttTGGTACGCAAGTGTAGCACAAGCCCCGTGAGACACATGGTGTGTCGTTTAAGGGGAGATTATCAAGACTTGGTGATGCGGGTGTCTAGGTGATGGGGCTGTATGGTGTGGGAAGTTCTCCATAGAGGTCAAGGCTCGAGTcgaagatgatggtccttggtttgaggggaggattgttagggtgcaaacccttgtcccacattggtagaataaagatgcaagatcatctttataagtgtccacaaaatataatagtacgaggccttttgggaaggagcccaagagtaaatccgtgagggcttggcccaaagcggacaatatcgtactattatggacagtggacacagatgcagcagaggcccaacacgggatattcacgcttccgcacaacacatccgatgtatgttcctttttctcctaGTTAGGCTGTTGATTGTCCTAAGGATGATAATATTCCCAAACTCTATTGTTAACCATCCACCTGATTAAAATGGATGGACACAAATTCGAACTAAATAAATGAAAATTGGGTGAAACGgttgatggatggatggatggttGCGTGAAGCTCATCCAACCCTTCATCTAACTGTCAACTGatatttttttttgataaaattatATACAATTTTATATAACCTAAGATAGTCACTAGACTCACTACTAAATTAGTTCACTTTTTGCGCTCCCAAAAGAAATTTAGTTAAAATATACAATGATCAAGTAACTTGAGACTACTTCACCGTACACATATAAGTGAAGTGAAATTTTTGTAGCTCTTTTCGGACTTTAAAACATAATTGGACAGGTGAAGTGATTGATGGATGGATGATCGGCGAGAAGTTTTAGTGACGACAGATGAGTTGGATGAAATTTTTGATGTGGTGGGTAGATTCTGGTGAAGCTTCACCCAACCCGAGCATGATCCAGTTCCATCTCACCTATGTCTTGCCATTTTGTGCGCAATTATTTGGTTTGCGCGACTGCCCATTGTGCCGTCATAGTCTGGCAACTGAGCCGTCACTCATACCCGGTTTTACGATAAAAAATGTTATGCATTTGCATCGAGTATTGCAGAGTTTTTTTTAGAATTATTGATTTATTTCAAAGATCAAACGATTATACCGATGATTCATAAGTATTTATCTATATACACGAGTTATAGTTCTTAAAAGTTTGAAAATTGAGTTAATTAGATTGGAAAAATGGGAGTAATTTTAGATTGAATGTATTATGGATGTACAGGTAAGTAAAAGATTACGTGTTAGTTGATATTTGGTATACTAGTTGTTAGCATGTACTAACCATATAATTGCTTGGTAGTTATGTAATCCTTGTCAACTGTAGTAATTTAGTTATGTTAGCTTAATTGTTAACCAAATGCTGTTGTCTTTAAATAAAATTTTTTTTAGGGGTTTCAATCATTGACGAGGACGGTGATGGTGTTACCATGGAGTTGGAAATGAATTGGGATGGAAACCCAAGCATTGTTCTTGATATTAAGACTCGACTTGGAGTATCACTTCCTGTGCAGGTAACAAGTGTTTTGGTTTTCTGTTGATAGGGCTTGCCAAGAATTTTATTGATTTGGTTATTCCATATCTTGACTGTTCTGAATGATGTGTACGCATGTATTTGAGTGATCCAATTGATAATTGGTAATTAATAATCATGTATTTGATGCTTGTGGTCACAACTTCTGTTTCCTTGATCTTGTTCATTTTAACTTGAAACCAAAATTTTACAATTGTTACTGCAAGTTGTAGGTTCCTTTCCATTCCGTGATTGAACAAAAGCTAcaacaaaatacaaaatttaaaGATTTTTACCTTGTGGGttgaattaaaataaaaactaataCTGTCGTATTGGCTGAAACTGGTGTACTGTCTCTATTTCTTAGAGAATTATTTCTTTTCTTGATGTAGGTAAAGGATATTGGATTCACCGGTGTTTTCAGGTTGATTTTTAAGCCTCTAGTTGGGGAATTCCCAGGATTTGGAGCTGTCACCTTTTCTTTAAGGAAAAAGGTATGCAATGAGTCAATGACTACTGAAATTTGCCCACTATGGTCATGTTGGTAAAGAGAGTTACTAATTTATTTAAAAGTGATTGAAATAGACTGAtagaattaggttaaaagagTTCTGCAAATTTTTTATGTGGTGCTCACCTGTTTTTGTGGTTCACCTCACAGACCTGGTTTTGTACTGGAAAATGCTAAATAGGATCCACTCAGAGCTTATGTGATCCGTACCTTTCCTTGAGGTGTTGCCACATTTTTTAAGAtacatgaggagcatttgaggaggGATGGAAAAATAAAGTTCTCCTTTCAAATCGTTCCATTGTTGAAAGGATTTGATTTACCCTGCCCTCCATTGTGCTCCCTGCATGTCCTTCTAATCCGATTTTTACTATCCAAATAAGGGAAATTCATCCCTTTGTGTTCCTCCCAATACCTCCATCCAAACAAACTATATAGGTGTACGGGTGGGctttcttgttttgttttccTTGGAATATTGTAGACCtggcttcattttttttttcttctgtagaTGTACATTAATCTTATCTTGCCGATGCAAGTTATATTTGTGTACTGCACATAGTTCCTCTCCTCTTGGCATATGCCCTAGAGAGCGTAATACATGTTAACGAACTAAGAAAGTCCGAAAGAGTAAAGGGATTATAGGATGATTTCATTGTGGTTATTCCAATGCAGCCAAAGATGTGTTATTTTTCGGTGTTGGTTGGCATAAAGCAAAATGTCTCTCCATATTAAAACGTCCGCACTTTTTATCAGGGTTCATCGGATGCAATCTCTTTTGTGTTTTCAAGATAGGCAAGAGTcattggggtaatgttgttgtcgaCATGGCTCACACATCCTAATTATAAGTCCCAGTTTCCAAATGCCAGAGTATTGTAGTTTACTCTTAGTCGTCACTAGTTACTTAAACCTGTAGAGGTACTTGTAATGTTTAAGGGCAGCTGATGTGAAGCTAAAGTCTATATGTTTTATCTCCAAATTATTTCCGTGTGTTTAATATTTTACAGCTTAAATAACAGCTATTTACTACTGCAGAAAAAGTTGGATTTGACTCTTAAAGTTATTGGTGGAGATATATCTACAATTCCTGGGCTTTCTGATGCAATTGAGGTGTGCTGCATCTTCTTCTTTTATGTGATCTCTATCTGCAATATTATTTAATAAAATCAATTAGAACTGAAATGTGACTGTATGTGTTCTTCATTAATGTTATATCTCTATTGTGTGTGCAGGGAATGATAAGGGATGCAATTGAGGATTCTATCATGTGGCCTGTTCGTAAAGTTATCCCCATTTTACCTGGGGATTATAGGTATGTAATGAAGACGACAGATTATACCACCGGCTACTACCTCTGTATAATGGAATGATTGGAATCTAATAGTGCAATTTTTTAACTCTCAGTGACTTAGAGTTAAAGCCTGTTGGAATGCTAGAGGTGAAACTTGTGCAAGCTAAAGAATTGACAAACAAAGATCTGGTTGGAAAATCAGATCCTTTTGCAGTGTTATACGTAAGACCCACAAAAGACAGAACAAAAACAAGCAAAACCATTGTAAGCTAACACTATTTGTCTCTGAATCGATTTTAACTATATTATCTGGAATCAAAAATTTAACCCACTCCCCCTCACCATCTTCAGAATAATCAGTTGAATCCAATCTGGAATGAGCACTTTGAATTCATTGTTGAAGATAAATCTACTCAACACTTGGTGGTAAAGATAAAGGATGATGAGGGTCTTCAGGCAGCTGAACTCATTGGATGTGCTCAGTTCCAGCTAAAAGATCTCGAGCCTGGTAAAGTGAAGGATGTTTGGCTTAAACTAGTTAAAGATTTGGAGGTTCAGAGAGATACTAAAAACAGGGGTTCGGTGAGTATGAAACCTTTTTCTTATGTTTTGATGAAAAAAATGCATATAATGGTGTAGTTATTGGTGATGGTTGTTGTAAACTCTGCCTTTTAGCTTTGAGAATGGTCATCTTGTATATCATGGTTGTTCTAAACCTGGATTTTGTCTTGTATAAAACAAGTTGTTGAATCGGTGGTTCCTAGATTTGTTAGTTCTTGACTCTTGAGTGATTAATTAGCTTTGGCATTAAGAATTAATATGGGAGACATTGTTAGTCTGATTCTGGTCAGGGTTTTAAGCAAACAAACTCGTATAAACTCTAGAGGTAATCTTTTGTACCATTAATTATTTTTAAAAGCTAATAAAGTGGGGCACTTTTGAAGGCATGGAGTTGATTGTCTGTAATGTTGTGATAGATGCAATAGTGATGAGACTGACATTTTTCTTTTTAGCCTGATCTAGTTTGTTCCTCCTTTTTTCGGGAAAATATGAATCACAATGCATCTGGCTGGGTATTAGATTCTTCGTAAGAACCT from Silene latifolia isolate original U9 population chromosome 10, ASM4854445v1, whole genome shotgun sequence encodes:
- the LOC141606064 gene encoding synaptotagmin-5-like, producing MGFVLGLVIGVAVGLLLIVLFIRSENSRSKSRQNLAATIAALSRMTVEDSRKLLPSPYYPSWVVFSHRQKLNWLNSHLTKIWPYVDQAASELIKASVEPILEQYRPIILSSLKFSKLTLGTVAPQFSGVSIIDEDGDGVTMELEMNWDGNPSIVLDIKTRLGVSLPVQVKDIGFTGVFRLIFKPLVGEFPGFGAVTFSLRKKKKLDLTLKVIGGDISTIPGLSDAIEGMIRDAIEDSIMWPVRKVIPILPGDYSDLELKPVGMLEVKLVQAKELTNKDLVGKSDPFAVLYVRPTKDRTKTSKTINNQLNPIWNEHFEFIVEDKSTQHLVVKIKDDEGLQAAELIGCAQFQLKDLEPGKVKDVWLKLVKDLEVQRDTKNRGSVHLELLYIPLGSDVTNPFASESMTSLEKVLQNGDAENGVSLFPKKRDVIVRGVLSVTVISADNLPAVDLMGKSDPYVVLTMKKSGTRNKTRVVNECLNPVWNQTFDFLVEDGLHEMLILEVWDHDTFGKDYMGRCILTLTKVILEEEYKASIPLDGAKSGILHLSLKWAPQPVYRDF